TACTTCCCAGTCTGGGACTCTCAAAAGAATGagaatttctctttcaaaggCCGGCGTGGCAAGAGAGagggcagagaaaataaagacttGTTGTGTCTCCCTTGGCAGGGGTCCtctctgcaaaaccaaaaaggttTGTGATACTGAGCTGCTTGAGGCCCTCAGAGATGCCCGGGAGAAGCATGTTGAGCTGCAGAATGCCCTCCGGGAGGCCTGGGGTGAGCTGGCTTGCATGCTGCGGGATTaccaggagctgctgagtgTCAGGATGGTGCTGGACATTGAGATTGCAAAGTGTAAGACTCTACTGGAGGGTGAAGAGAGCAGGTGGGTACCACTACCACCATGTGGGCAGCGTTCAGTCCTCAGTACTCTTCAGCAGATACGAGGAAGCTGGAAAACACTAGAAATGTTAGTTACATGGTGAATAACCTTGAGACCTTCTCCTTCAGGATACGTCTTGGGAGCCCTAAAAGGTGTAAGCAAGCTCAAGGTTTTGTGCTTTCCTTCCAATATTAAACCATGGAGCCCTGGtctgcagagggaggaggaaggctgcaTCCTCCCTGTGAGTGATTCAGCTTGTGTTTTCCCTGGACAGCAATCACCACCCCTTGCAACACCACCTCCAATCTGGGCAGTGGATCTGGTggactgtagaggaatgaaggcagtgggttgattgacatggatgatgtgcagctgtggcttgtCCCTGCAAAGTGGTTAAATGGCCCTGAGGAGGGTAGGAGAAGTggctgggtggaggaggagcctggagaaggaagaacctGGGTGTAGCAGAAAcaaggagcagtgtggtctggcttCAGGAGagtggagaaacagcatggacagtagaatctgacccaCGGTAAAACCCTTTTGCTGTTTGCTAATATTGTTTATGCTGTGACAATTGGTGCCCCATGTGAGGCAAACTGATTTGGACTCAGATCGCAACAGTGGACAGCCCAGAAGATGCAAGTCCTCCTGTAGCGCTGGTAGAGCCTCCCTACCCAAAGGCGCTGGTGCTGCCACAGAGGGTTCACCTCCAGAAgcgctgccagctctgcaggcaggtggTGCATCCCTGGTGCTCCCAGGAGCGAGGAGTTTAGGGCCGGGGTGGGGGCCACATGCCACAGCTCAGCCCCTCTGGGCACTggtgggctctgcagggagctgtggaGGGGCTCAGCTCACACACAAGGGATGTGCTGGCCAGGGGTGAAGGCTTCAACTGGACCTGATGCCCCAGCAACACCTGGacctaaacctcagctgtgagAGTTGAGACCACCAGGATGTAAGATATAAAGTAGGAAAATGAAAGCCCTGCTCCACTTTCAGCAGTAAAAATGTCCTCAGCACCACCTTACACACAAGAAAGAGTACTGGGTACAAGAAGACTGTAGCATCATGAAACCACATCAGAGAAGCTCCACCAGGATCACATCAAAAAAGGGACACTTAAAACATATTCCTtttgatttctgctgtttctttaaagGGCTGGTGGTTGTGCTGAGGCACTTACCTTGTTATCACCAATTCCTGCTTCCCACCAGCCTTCTTTTCCCCCCCAATTAAGCCTTTGCTATCTATCAAACAAGTTGTGATATTTAATTCGTAGTCCTTTCCCTAGAGTGCTCTGGGAAGTGTTTTTGGAAATGAGCTCTCTAGGACTCGCCATTTCATCAACATCTATCTGATGTAATTTTAGGCAAGGCAGTGGAGTTGTAGTGGTGAGACACGCAGGGTCACAGAGAGGAGGGGCAGGACTCCAGTGATGTTCTTTGTTCTCTCTCTTGGAGCAGTTTGGTCACCCATATGCAGGCAGGCAAGTCAAAGGAAATCGCaattcaaaaaaccccacatttcaCCTTCTGTAGTCAGCAAAGAGTAATTATGCTGCTTGGACTCCTGTTAGCTTCCTTGCTTAGTAAATCACAGAACCCTCACGTCTACCTTGATGGCTCAAGAGCTTtaaactttttgttcttttcctaaTAAATCGCACGGAGAGCAAACATGCTACCACTTGGTTTTTAGTATTTCCCAAGAACACAGAAATGCCCCATTGCTAAACTGGACAAGCCATCTCTGCGGATGAGAATCCTTAGCAATTAAGTGGAGGTGTCAGGGCTGCCCAGAGACCACGGTGTAGATCCAGTCTTTGGTTGCTGTAAATGACAGAAGCCTTGTAAAGTGAGCTTATTTGGGCTGATTTGCACCAAATTTGGCTCCTAGCCAATGCTATTCAATGGGTCTTTTAAAATTCACCGAGAAGTCATCTCAGcctctttacatttttatagcAAGCCTACCACAGAGGTGTGacaacaaaacacattttatagGTCTTCAAGATCTGCTGTGAGAGGGTCAttatagggaaagaaaaatcaggaatgTACTTGCTTGCTTTTCCAGCATCGTTTTAGAAACCCTATGCCTGCCAGTTTAGGATTTCAAAACAGATCAAAGGGAGATATTTTGTTGTACCTTtgagcagattaaaaaaaagaagccaacaTATTAGTAACGTAGATCAATCAGAAAGGGCTCGAGTGTTTTGTGATTAAACTGATGAAAGCCAATgagcagaacaaagaaaagaactgtGCGGAGGCAATTTGGGCAGACAGGTCTTGTACAAAGTAGGGAATCCAGAGGGAAGGTCTTTCCTATCCGAAGCAGTTACCGCGATTCAGAACTGGAAGAGCCTTCTTTCCCCCCAATTCTCATGTGATAGGAAGCTATTTCCCAATCAAATATGAGgagcacaaaagaaaacaggcgCAATctttaatgaagaaaaccaCAAGAAAGATTTGACAAGAAAAGAGCAATCCAGCAGCCGTAAATATTCATTAAGAGGGGTTTAAGTAGCTCATAAGGGTTATGATGTTCCCATTGATGGTCCCATCACTTTTTATGCGAGAGAAGAGCAAGTtggggaaatgacacagaatTAGGATTGTTTCTCACCTCCAAACTCCCCCTTGTCACCATTTCAAGGGCTGAGAAGGTGATTTACCAAGTGCTTTACCCCAAACCTGTGACCAGCCTCTCCAAAAATCTGTGCGTTTTATCGGGAATTCAGCACCACATCACAAAGCTGCACAGAACAAATCAAACCTGGGCTGGGGCTTTAGcctaagaaaaggaaaagcttatCTCCTGCCACTGAACCTGTTTCCCAGGAGGAGCTGCCCCACCTTCCATGGGCAATTCCTTCCTCCTGTACAGCTCCGAGGATCTTCCACCCAAGAAAACAGCCTCAACTGGAAGGGATGAGAGCTCCTGGGGATTTATAGGGAAATTGCTGTAACCTAGTAACagctgcaacttttttttttttcccccttttctaaTCTTTTTGCTTTAACAGGCAGTGTGATGCCATCCCATTCAGGGGCCCAGATTCCTGTACATCCAACCATTCATTTCCACCGTGCAAGTCTATGGGAGGAAAACATCAACATGAAAAAGATCAAAACAAGCCTTTACTTTGTTGCAAGCCTCAGCTTTACAGGCGCTAATCGGCGCACGGAGATAGGGTATGTGCATACATCAGGGTCTGGGCAAATCTGGAGAGCGTGTGATGTTGTGTACTCTCATTAAGACTTCAAAGGCACTAAAGAAATTTGGCGCCCAAAGGGTGGGACTAATTTCACCTAACTTTAACCATCCAGAATTGGGGCGCCTGGTCTAGTTGTCTGGTTGTCTAGACTGTCCTCTAGTAGTCGGTAAGAATAGAGGCAAGTACCTCCAGAGCTGGATTCCTCCCACCTGTTTTAGCTGCCTATTTTAGGATGTGATGAATCACCGTCTGGAGATGCCTATCTCTTTCCATTAGCCATAGAGGGAGTCTCAAAGATGGAATTAGGATGCATGGCCAGTTTGATGGCTGAAGTCGGGAGGAAGGTGTATCCGGGCCCCTCATTTGATGAATTTTATGAGCAACATTCTTTGAAAATCCCAGCCTTGACTTCTAATGTAGAGCAGATGTAGgctaatgaaggaaaaaaaatacattaccaGATTGAATTCCCTTGGCTTTAGGGTACAAAGGAATGAGGCTGCGCTAATCAAGATAGTTCTTTAACATCTCATGAATGACATTGATAAAAGTCTCTACCCGCCCGAGAAACTGTgtgtataaaaatacacattacGACCCAATCTTGCATCCAGAGGATGGTGTTAGCACAAGCAGGTTATTGCCATTGTCCTATCTGAATGCAATGGGTTTTCTGGGGCTGTGGGTAATTACAGAGATGGAGCGCGGCTCTTTGAGGCTATCgcataaaatgtatttcaagagCTAGTTCGCATTCATCTCCAGAGGCAACTAACAAATTAGTGAACTTCACATGTTCTTATAATGAATTCAATTTTCAGCAGCACATTCAGGGGAAGAATGCTGACAAAGGGAGAGATTGCAAGTTGTCAGAATGACTCATCCAACCCctcatcaaaatattttcctttttgcttcctcagtccttctccccctctttctttaagtcaaaaagaaacaatttttgcTTCAGAGTACTCTCCCTTTTCCCATATCCATACTCACAATAACACATTGACGATTCTTGAGGTCTCGTGTCCCAACACTCATTCCTTGGAAAGACCTAAAAGACATTAAAGCGAACCTTGTGCCTAGCTGCCTTCTCGCCGCAATGCCGGAGCAACAGGGATTTGGCTAACACAGAAATTTTACCCAATACCGGACAACTTCTGCCCAAGATCTCTTACCTATTGGGAAGCCAGTGGCTCTAGTGAGGCATTTTGGAACTGGGGCTGCTGCCGCACAGTTGGCTCACAGACGTTTAATTGCAGCCTATGCTGCGTTCCAGGTGTCTCCCATGAGCCGGCGTATGATGGGATGCGGCAGGGAACAGGCAACAGCCTTCAGTCTGACTTCTGGTCCAGGATGCAGCTTTCCTATGTAGAGCTGGTAACAGTGGCCTTTTGTGCTCTTCCCTGGGTTCAAATACACATTTCAGTTCTGATAAATCTTTGCTTTAGAACTTCAAGGACATGGGAAGTAACAACCTTTAGCTTGAAGTCTCTAATATTTGTTTTAACTGATATTGCCAACTGTGCTGGCAACCCAGCCAGAGCCGTGAGCCTAAAATACTGTCTACAGAGGTGTAATCTGAAAGTCATGCTGTAAATATGTTGAATTATCCCATTCGTATAGGGCAAAAGTATCAGTTTACGCAACTAATTTATGCCACCAGCCCCTCAAACTCACATAAGTTGCAATTATACCTTCAATTAATAGCCTTGTGAATCTGGGTGCTGCAGTCACGTCCTACGGTTTCGGTGTGCATGTCTTCTTTTTAAGAACTTGATACTAGAAGGTGTAATGTTTTAAGGAGGTTTAGCCTCGTTTTTATGATTTGCATCCCCCTGAtccttggaaaatgtttttggaGGGGGTTAACGAGGATGAGGGAACACAGCTACCGTGTGTCTCCAGACGCCATCCTGTTGTATGCATAACGCAAAGCCTTCTTCAAGCATCACTCCCCTTTGGTCAGGAAGAGCTGAGGGCATTTAACTGTTTGCACTAtgatgtgttgtttttttctcccaaacaCATTACTTTCAAAGAGCTGAAAGAGCCCTATTGTTTTGACTTTCCAAATGTCAGTTTGGAGAAAACCTCGAGATGGCTGGCAGATAGGTTCGCTGTGTCACCTCCTTGGGCTGGCGATTAGGAGAGACGGAGATTCATCTTGCCAATGTGAGTCAAAGCCATCTCTGGTGGCCAGTCTAATCCACTCATTAAGACTTCCTCTGTTGATGCAGAAAGACCGGTGCCTGCGGAGAGTGAATCACCCCAGTCCCCCCAAGCACGGACCCAGGGGCAGTTTCTCTTGGAGGTTTACCTCCACTGAGTGTCAAGGACGTGTCTGGCAAAGTCACCCAACTTTCAGCCGTCACTTCTTGAATGAGGTGGATCTCATCAGGTTGAAATGCGCTACTGCTGTTCCTTTTTTGTTCCCTGTAGAGACTACCAGAAGATGAATCAGAAAGGTCTCTGACATCCAGCTTGGTAGAAGGTCCAGTATAGCGTGGGCCAAAGGTTTGCTTGTGTCAAATGGTCTTCAGGCCAAGAGTCTGCAGTGAAAATGTCACTGACTGCACAGAACATAGACCTGGTAAGCAAACTGAAATATGGCCCAGTTCTGGGTGCAACCTGCTCCGTTTTCGTGGTGTTTCATGGTGGGAAGAGAAGGTCAGCGTGAAATACTGCATGGGAATGTTTTTTGGGGGAGCATTTCGGGTCCTTGCATGTGAATCCAGACCTATAACTCAGTGAATCTGCTGGTGtttcaggaacagaaatgaTCCGTCCATCACAACACAACTTCTATGGTGTTTTTCCAtggttgacttttttttttcttcttgttactTTTCCGCACCCAAAGATTGTGAAATTTACCCCCACAAAGTGCAAGCCTGCAAAACACGCCATGGTACACAAAACCCCATGagacacaaaaccccaaacgaCACACTGCAAACAAATCACAAAGAGtttcttcaaaaatgtttgCTAAACTATAATTAGCGTAAGTTAGGGGAACACTTCAAACCGTAATATATTCTAAGCCAACTTGCAAACAGAGCACTTTTagattcctttttatttcctcagtaGTTAGTATTTGCTGggctgttttgcattttgaggAGCATTTATTGCTGCCAGGCAAACCAAACCCTTGAGCGCTTTAAATTAACGTCCTGATCCTATCAAGGCCAGCTTCCCAAATATATATAAAGGGGTAGCATCACTGTGACTTCAGCGGGATCTCTGTTCCTCTCCTGCCGAAGAGCTTCCCCTAAACGTTCATATTCCACCTTCAAATAAGCCACGATGAGCAGACAGGCGCCGACGGTGAGATCCGTCCTGGGACGAAGAGGCTTCAGTTCCGCCTCCGAGATTTGTGGTCGAAGCTACGCTGCCTCCGCCTGCCAGCCTGCCCGGTGTGGAGCTGGTGCCTACAGCAGCAGGAGCGTCTGCAACCTGGGTGCAAACAGGAGAATTTCCTACGTGAACGGGGTCTGCGGTACGGGATGTTTTGGAGAGTTCGGCTTCGGAGGTGGCGCAGGCTACAGTGGTGTCGGAGGAAGGGTTGGCCTTTGTGGTCCCAGGGGATATAGCATCGTGAGAGGGTACCCCGATCGCAAGGCTGATGGCATCCAGGGTATCTGCATTGACGAACGGCTCCTGAAGCCCCTCTGCGTTGGGGTCGACCCGCTGGAACATGAAATACGCTGTCAGGAGAAGGAACAGATCAAGACCCTCAACACCCAGTTTGCCTGCTTCATTGACAAGGTGAGTGCAAACCCACGCTGTACGTGCACTtctctgagaaaaataaaacacaaccaGCCTCCTCCAGAACCCTGATTGAGCTCCTGCATCACTGGGCTGGGTCCAGACTCCTGCAAAGCCACGAGGGTTCAGGGCGAGACCTTCTGTGTTCGGTGGCATTTGTGTTGTGGCCATGGCAGCACTGGGCTTTCTTGGAGGTGTCTCCTCTCTGGATGGCCTCAGCTCCAGGCTGGATTGCTCGTCACAACCTTGCTCCAGCTCAGCTAGAAGTTACAGCCCTGATGGGCTCATCTGCCTGTCCTGTATTAGaacctttttctccctttgtctTTTAATATAGAATGTTCGAAAAACAttcccaaaggcaaaggagctCAATCTTGATTCAGGCACCTAAATGTTAAATGTCTAAGCCTGAGCTGTCACCTTAGAATCCTTTTgtagaaaaagcagagatggaGAGGTTCCACCCTTTGGGGACTCGATTTCCTCCTAAAATACATCAGAGGCACCATCCAGAGGAGCTTTATTTCTATTCATTGGTGAGAAAGGCAGATGTAGACAGGTGCCTTCTagatttctaaataattttatagtCACCATGGCACATCAGCTCTCACTCCCCGAAAATCCCATTCTTGCACCTGCCGTCTCACAGTATGGGGAGACAGTTAAATGAGGTGTCGAGTTTTTGCATTAATCTCTTTGTGAAGAATTTCTAATTTTTGCCCTGCAGGTCCGATTCctggagcagcagaacaaaGTGCTGGAGACCAAGTGGGGCCTCCTGCAGCAATACGTCCTACcgaagaaagggaaaaacctGGAACTGTACTTTGAGAATTACATCTGCGACCTGCGGAAGCGCCTGGACTGCTTGTTGTGTGAGAAGCAAAAACTGGGCAGCGAAGAATGTGCCACGAGCCAGCTGGTGGAGGAGTTCAAGTGCAAGTAAGGACCCTCAGGTCTCCTCTAACTGTTGGTATTTCCCTTCTCCCCCGGTTCATCTCAGGCAACATCTCCCAGACATGTGGCACATCCCCCTTGGGGATGTCACATTCTTCTGTCTCACTTGCAGACTCTTTGCATTGTTAATGTTGTTGATGAGGAACCTTCTGATCTTGGGATGGTTTAATGTTTGGACGCTGATCTTACAGTGCCTGATGGCAGCCTCTGAGCGAGCGGAGGCTGGTATTTATGCCTGGTGGTTGGTGTCTGTGCATCTGGTCTGGCATTGCTTGCCTCAGcccttttctttgccttctccaACAGATATGAAGAAGAAATCAACAGGCGTACGACTGTGGAGAATGAGTTTGTGGCACTCAAAAAGGTGAGAAGTTAAAATATACAGGAACCATTGTACCTATAACAGGTTTATTTGCTGTACAGCTTGGCCGGAACAGTGCGTTATTAGCAAACGCCTGGCAGGAGTGTCACAGGGAGCAGGACGAGGGAGGCACGGGGTCAGAAAAAGAGGCAAGTGCTAGCAGTGAAAATAATGTATCCTCAAAGCTTACATCACCAGCACTACAGCAACAGTTTTGTTACCCCAAGCGCATTCTGGAAGTGCAATGGGAGGGTGTGTTTGTGGAAGGGAGACAGAGTGGGAGAGGTCACGCTGGAATACCTGGTGTCTAAGACGCTGGTTATTTTCTGACTGTCTCTTCACATCCTTTCTACTTGGacatcagaaaagcagaagtcatttgaacaatattaaaaaaatcatgtttaaatACTCATTAGTCTATTCTGAGTTTGTAGCTAGGTCTTAAGTAATAAACAAACTAATCCCTGTAAGTCACATTGGAATGGTTTTGTTGTCCTTTAGGAGACACTGGGGCATCTTGACTCACCGTCTCACACCTTCCTGCTCATGAAATCTTGTTGAAACATGTCTCTGTTTTATTggtgctgcctctgccttccGTGTGTTTCTCCAACATTTTCAGCCAGATTGGGCTGGAACGTGTCTCCTCTCTTTCAGGATGCAGACTGTATCTTTTTGAACAAGGAAGAGCTGGAGGTGAAGGTGGATCTATTAAGgcggcagctggagctgctgaaaTGTGTGTTTGAGGAGGTGAGTTTCTCTGGTCCGTCCCGGGAGTTTGGTGGGGCTGGCTCATCCTTCAGGTGCTCCAAACTTCTACAGCTTGAAACCCCCCTTGGACATGTCTCATCCCAAGCCCTGAACACTTGAGAACGTGAAGGTACAAGGCTGATTTAATATTAACACAATTATGATGGAAATAGGGTGGTTCCCCCTTTCTTAACGCAGCTCAAGGTACGAATTGGCCGTGTCCTAACTCTACCCCTAAGAAAACAGATGTGACTGTCTAGTTACTCCGGATTGCAGTTGTCTGATTAGAGCTAAAGAAACTCCCAGCTTAATCCTGTCATTAACATGCTGAAGATGACAGGATACCAAGGGTTAAGTCACTCGGATTCCTTGCCCTTGATGTGGACAGAATTGCTGCAGGTCAGCATGTAGGTCAGCAGCTGACATGTGGCAACTCATCTAGCAGGGAGGATTTTCTGCTGAGCCAACCTGAGGGACATTTCTTGACTCGTTACATCCATCAGCGGAGCAACGTGgctctgtcccagcccttccttcACTACAAAGCCTGAGAATTGCTAACAGCTGACTAAGCCATTCCCCAACCTGTAGGAAAGAGCTCAGGTAGATCGCCAGCTATGTGACACTTCGGTCATCGTGAAAATGGACAACAACCGAGACCTGGACATGGAAAGCATCATCAAGAACGTTGAATGCTGGTACCAAGAAATAGCTCAGAAGAGCAAAGAAGAAGTCGATGCTTTCTACCAAACCAGGGTGAGTAGGAAGCCACCTGGGGGTCTGCCTGGCAACTTAA
Above is a window of Falco biarmicus isolate bFalBia1 chromosome 19, bFalBia1.pri, whole genome shotgun sequence DNA encoding:
- the LOC130141302 gene encoding keratin, type II cytoskeletal 4-like; the protein is MSRQAPTVRSVLGRRGFSSASEICGRSYAASACQPARCGAGAYSSRSVCNLGANRRISYVNGVCGTGCFGEFGFGGGAGYSGVGGRVGLCGPRGYSIVRGYPDRKADGIQGICIDERLLKPLCVGVDPLEHEIRCQEKEQIKTLNTQFACFIDKVRFLEQQNKVLETKWGLLQQYVLPKKGKNLELYFENYICDLRKRLDCLLCEKQKLGSEECATSQLVEEFKCKYEEEINRRTTVENEFVALKKDADCIFLNKEELEVKVDLLRRQLELLKCVFEEERAQVDRQLCDTSVIVKMDNNRDLDMESIIKNVECWYQEIAQKSKEEVDAFYQTRFQELQDKRGKYCDDLQSNKCEISELTRMIQKLQCELENVKKQVSCLQTSICDVEQRGDCALKDAREKHVELQNALQKAKDELACMLRDYQELLNVKLALDIEIATYKTLLEGEESRICVGNPVSVSVVSSGYNIPDDCGMLAANGAAFGYSSLGRRSGRHSSQNGGFSSRSAGIHPKRVISSVAKQCVPEVYCQAGGVNCKNGGFSSRSGGYPARTVISTGNGGLNARMGACQAGGVVSFGNQGCVIRQLGGPPVVVANSPEVVGCNNGVVGNYGVVRDPCVVP